A stretch of the Psychroserpens sp. Hel_I_66 genome encodes the following:
- a CDS encoding T9SS-dependent choice-of-anchor J family protein, with product MMCKIDNVLNESINSLNTSVKNSLINKNKVGDSKLNHIFKQTILFSFLIFLSFTALNAQTLKAFPTANGAGAYATGGRGKPVYVVTNLNNSGVGSFRQALENTKNTDGGIITFAVSGTIVLTNKLHFRDQDNVTIAGQTSPDGGITIVGANSSARFEISNMNNLIIRYVRFRPSYPAYPATELDALNISHCSNYIIDHCSISWGTDETADAGNGSNFTWQRNLFAESNKTGMILGGDVDQSENMSFINNMFYNCSKRFPNYQSNGRVDVINNVVWNFRTLISVSQGGHDLNHIGNYYQYFTNYPAADESRWNLWYPFSQATGAPVTQFPSIYTSGNYISDVLTNPNADNYFTWRWRFNPIGTPYSGAPTNSQLTTDFKANTQFPLLGGSFAIQSAVDAFEDVRYNVGANARLDENGNNIEEIDNPDSIYLNNVQNDILVNFTPETNLSTAHYNAFQASVSTQPINTHPSNFDTNNDGIPNQWMLNKGFNESQDITTYVWPSGYVGIEEYLNEIDDVTLLPTFTTECPLEVTSFPYSEGFENTLGAWSQSSFDDTDWMVNSAGTPSTGTGPSGASQGTYYVYVEASAMGSPTKQAILNSPCFDLSGLTDANFSFKYHQFGADALGSIDLEASDDNGTTWTSIWNSSGNLGDTWLTADVDLGAYAGGSLQLRFNRVTGNTWQGDVAIDDVYLSEGSSGNSSNTGNGCLDGISSFPYSEGFENTLGAWSQSSIDDTDWMVNSDGTPSTGTGPSGASQGTYYVYVEASAMGSPTKQAILNSPCFDLSGLTDANFSFKYHQFGADALGSIDLEASDDNGTTWTSIWNSSGNLGDIWLTADVDLGAYAGGSLQLRFNRVTGNTWQGDVAIDDIYLSEGNTNSSSNTGNGCLNGISSFPYSEGFENTLGAWSQSSIDDTDWMVNSDGTPSTGTGPSGASQGTYYVYVEASAPMGSPTKQAILNSPCFDLSGLTDANFSFKYHQFGADALGSIDLEASDDNGTTWTSIWNSSGNLGDTWLTANVDLGAYAGGSLQLRFNRVTGNTWQGDVAIDDVYLSEGSTGNSSNTGNGCLDGISSFPYSEGFENTLGAWSQSSIDDTDWMVNSAGTPSTGTGPSGASQGTYYVYVEASGDTGYPNKQAVLNSPCFDLSSETSATFSFNYHQFGDKEMGTIELEVSQDDGVSWTSIWNSIGNQGNSWNAANIDLSAYTGGSLQLRFNRITGSVWKADIAIDNVNLSTSSISSRNMTDISKEPTEINEVKEIILYPNPVEGKTLYIKSEYSNLSYEIYNMVGQKVSAGIVKNNSMNISNLNGGVYRIIFSSEGEIITKQFIKQ from the coding sequence ATGATGTGTAAAATTGACAATGTTTTAAATGAATCTATAAATTCATTAAATACCTCAGTAAAAAATAGTTTAATAAATAAAAATAAAGTTGGTGATTCAAAATTGAATCACATTTTTAAACAGACTATATTATTCTCTTTTTTAATATTTCTCTCTTTCACAGCATTAAATGCTCAAACACTTAAAGCCTTTCCAACAGCAAATGGAGCAGGAGCTTATGCAACAGGCGGAAGAGGTAAGCCTGTGTATGTGGTAACTAATTTAAATAATTCTGGTGTTGGGAGCTTTAGACAAGCCTTAGAAAACACAAAAAATACCGATGGAGGCATTATAACTTTTGCTGTATCTGGTACAATTGTCCTCACTAATAAATTACATTTCCGAGATCAAGATAATGTTACTATTGCAGGACAAACATCTCCAGATGGAGGTATTACTATTGTAGGTGCTAATTCATCAGCTAGATTTGAAATTTCAAATATGAATAACCTTATAATAAGATATGTAAGATTCAGACCTAGTTATCCTGCTTATCCTGCTACAGAGCTTGATGCTCTTAACATCTCCCACTGTAGCAATTACATTATTGACCACTGCTCTATATCTTGGGGTACAGATGAAACTGCAGATGCTGGTAACGGTAGTAATTTTACTTGGCAAAGAAATCTATTTGCTGAAAGTAATAAAACGGGAATGATATTGGGCGGAGATGTTGATCAATCTGAGAATATGAGTTTTATAAACAACATGTTTTATAATTGTAGCAAAAGATTTCCTAATTATCAATCCAACGGAAGAGTAGATGTTATTAATAATGTAGTTTGGAATTTTAGAACGCTTATTAGTGTGAGTCAAGGAGGGCATGACCTAAATCATATAGGTAATTATTATCAATATTTTACTAATTATCCAGCTGCAGATGAATCAAGATGGAATCTCTGGTATCCTTTTAGCCAAGCAACGGGAGCACCTGTAACTCAATTCCCATCTATATACACAAGTGGTAATTACATAAGTGATGTTTTGACAAATCCAAATGCAGATAATTACTTTACTTGGAGATGGAGATTTAATCCTATTGGAACGCCCTATTCTGGAGCACCAACCAACAGCCAACTCACAACAGATTTTAAAGCAAATACTCAATTTCCACTTCTAGGCGGTTCTTTTGCAATCCAATCTGCAGTTGACGCTTTTGAAGATGTAAGATACAATGTAGGAGCTAATGCTCGTTTGGATGAAAATGGAAACAATATTGAAGAGATAGATAATCCAGATTCTATTTATTTGAATAATGTTCAAAATGATATTCTTGTAAATTTTACTCCTGAAACAAATCTATCGACAGCTCATTATAATGCATTTCAAGCTAGTGTAAGTACTCAGCCCATAAATACACATCCTTCAAATTTTGACACGAATAATGATGGTATTCCCAACCAATGGATGCTTAATAAGGGTTTTAATGAAAGCCAGGATATCACAACATACGTGTGGCCTAGTGGATATGTTGGTATTGAAGAATATTTGAATGAAATTGATGATGTCACATTACTACCTACTTTTACTACTGAGTGTCCTTTAGAAGTTACATCCTTCCCATATTCGGAGGGATTTGAGAACACTTTGGGAGCCTGGTCACAATCGTCATTTGACGACACGGACTGGATGGTCAATTCAGCTGGGACACCATCGACAGGTACGGGACCATCAGGTGCTTCACAGGGCACTTACTACGTTTATGTAGAAGCCTCTGCAATGGGATCCCCTACAAAGCAAGCAATCCTAAACTCACCGTGTTTTGATCTTTCAGGCCTAACAGATGCGAACTTCAGCTTTAAGTACCACCAGTTTGGTGCAGATGCTCTGGGAAGCATCGATCTTGAGGCGAGTGATGACAACGGGACGACCTGGACATCCATTTGGAACAGTAGTGGTAATTTGGGAGATACTTGGCTAACAGCAGATGTAGACCTTGGAGCCTATGCAGGAGGAAGTCTACAATTGCGTTTCAATAGAGTAACCGGTAACACATGGCAAGGGGATGTTGCGATAGACGATGTTTATTTATCTGAGGGTAGTAGTGGTAATTCCTCAAACACAGGTAACGGATGCTTGGATGGTATCAGCTCCTTCCCATATTCGGAGGGGTTTGAGAACACTTTGGGAGCCTGGTCGCAATCGTCAATTGACGACACGGACTGGATGGTCAATTCAGATGGCACACCATCGACAGGTACAGGACCGTCAGGTGCTTCACAGGGCACTTACTACGTTTATGTAGAAGCCTCTGCAATGGGATCCCCTACAAAGCAAGCAATCCTAAACTCACCGTGTTTTGATCTTTCAGGCCTAACAGATGCGAACTTCAGCTTTAAGTACCACCAGTTTGGTGCAGATGCTCTGGGAAGCATCGATCTTGAGGCGAGTGATGACAATGGGACGACCTGGACATCCATATGGAACAGTAGTGGTAATTTGGGAGATATTTGGCTAACAGCAGATGTAGACCTTGGAGCCTATGCAGGAGGAAGTCTGCAATTGCGTTTCAATAGAGTAACCGGTAACACATGGCAAGGGGATGTCGCGATAGACGATATTTATTTATCTGAAGGTAATACTAATAGTTCATCAAACACCGGTAACGGATGCTTGAATGGTATCAGCTCCTTCCCATATTCGGAGGGGTTTGAGAACACTTTGGGAGCCTGGTCACAATCGTCAATTGACGACACGGACTGGATGGTCAATTCAGATGGCACACCATCGACAGGTACAGGACCCTCAGGTGCTTCACAGGGCACTTACTACGTTTATGTAGAAGCCTCTGCGCCTATGGGATCCCCTACAAAGCAAGCAATCCTAAACTCACCGTGTTTTGATCTTTCAGGCCTAACAGATGCGAACTTCAGCTTTAAGTACCACCAGTTTGGTGCAGATGCTCTGGGAAGCATCGATCTTGAGGCGAGTGATGACAATGGGACGACCTGGACATCCATATGGAACAGTAGTGGAAATTTGGGAGATACTTGGCTAACAGCAAATGTAGACCTTGGAGCCTATGCAGGAGGAAGTCTACAATTGCGTTTCAATAGAGTAACCGGTAACACATGGCAAGGGGATGTCGCGATAGACGATGTTTATTTATCTGAGGGTAGTACTGGTAATTCCTCAAACACCGGTAACGGATGCTTGGATGGTATCAGCTCCTTCCCATATTCGGAGGGGTTTGAGAACACTTTGGGAGCCTGGTCGCAATCGTCAATTGACGATACGGACTGGATGGTCAATTCAGCTGGGACACCATCGACAGGTACAGGACCGTCAGGTGCTTCACAGGGCACTTATTATGTTTATGTTGAAGCATCAGGGGATACGGGATATCCTAACAAACAAGCTGTTTTAAACTCACCATGTTTTGATTTAAGCAGTGAAACTTCAGCTACATTCAGTTTTAATTATCACCAGTTTGGAGACAAAGAAATGGGAACTATAGAGTTAGAGGTTAGTCAAGATGACGGAGTAAGTTGGACTAGCATATGGAATAGTATAGGAAATCAAGGTAATTCTTGGAACGCAGCTAATATCGACCTTTCTGCTTATACTGGAGGAAGTTTACAATTGAGATTCAACAGAATTACGGGTAGTGTATGGAAAGCAGATATTGCCATTGATAATGTTAATTTATCAACCAGTTCTATTTCCTCAAGAAATATGACTGATATATCTAAAGAACCCACAGAAATAAATGAAGTAAAGGAAATCATTTTATATCCTAATCCGGTTGAAGGAAAAACACTTTATATAAAGTCTGAATATTCCAACCTTTCTTATGAAATTTACAATATGGTTGGACAGAAAGTTTCCGCAGGAATTGTAAAAAACAACTCTATGAACATTAGTAATTTAAACGGAGGAGTCTATAGAATCATATTTTCTTCGGAAGGAGAAATCATTACAAAACAGTTTATCAAACAATAG
- a CDS encoding GEVED domain-containing protein, with product MKKTITLALLCFLTITSLFAQDVQERNCGAMENLATRKQQDPTLEARMQQIEIFTQNKIEQMQNSRIDGSIITIPVVVHVLYRNSTENISVAQIQSQLDVLNEDFRRTNPDADNVWSQAADSEIEFCLVTVDPNGNATTGITRKSTTRRDWGTSDDMKRSSTGGIDPWNTSEYLNMWIVPQMLSNGGTILGYAQFPGGSAATDGVVMAYNYFGRTGNVSAPFDGGRTTTHEVGHFFNLRHIWGDANCGNDFVSDTPTHQTSNGGCPIGQTSCGSTDMVQNYMDYTNDSCMNLFTTGQKNRMRAVLAAGGARRSLALSDKCGAVTQPTCNDGIQNGNETGVDCGGSCTPCQTGNQYCNSQGNSVADEYISRVQVGSINKSSGAQSYSDFTSTSTDLNKGSNYTLTVTPTWTGTTYSEGYAAWIDYNDDGDFTDSGEQILSIAATQTTPVSGTFTVPAGTTNGDKRLRVSMKYNGTPTSCETFDYGEVEDYTVNITTGGTNPPTGCTGGVSSFPYNEGFESGFGAWTQATNDDFNWTRRSGATPSSNTGPTSATEGSQYIFMESSSPNYSTKRAILESPCFNLSGQSQATFNFKYHMYGTSAMGNLKLAVSTNNGSSWTTIWTRSGNQGNSWLNANVDLSSYANSNIKLRFDGTTGTTWQGDMAVDAVSLTNGAADKCAGVAPYNGSQSYSIGDKVTYQGSLYERTSSGWINLGPCGTARITDEGFVQYLDVQISLYPNPVKGRELFIESNIENLEFTVVNMLGQEVAKGTSSNTIDVGNLKPGLYLVQFNVNDKFETRKFIKQ from the coding sequence ATGAAAAAAACAATTACTTTAGCATTATTGTGTTTTCTCACTATTACTTCTTTATTTGCCCAAGATGTACAAGAGAGAAACTGCGGAGCAATGGAAAATCTAGCAACGAGGAAACAACAAGATCCAACTCTTGAAGCCCGTATGCAACAGATTGAAATATTTACTCAAAACAAAATTGAGCAGATGCAAAATAGCAGAATTGATGGTAGCATAATTACCATTCCAGTTGTTGTGCATGTTTTGTATCGAAATAGTACAGAGAACATAAGTGTTGCCCAAATTCAATCACAACTAGACGTTTTAAATGAAGATTTTAGAAGAACCAATCCAGATGCAGACAATGTTTGGTCTCAGGCAGCAGATTCTGAAATTGAATTTTGTTTAGTCACCGTAGATCCTAATGGTAACGCAACAACCGGTATTACCAGAAAATCAACAACGAGAAGAGACTGGGGAACTAGTGATGACATGAAAAGATCATCAACCGGTGGGATTGACCCTTGGAATACTTCAGAATATTTAAATATGTGGATTGTGCCACAAATGTTAAGTAATGGAGGAACTATTTTAGGCTATGCGCAATTTCCAGGAGGAAGTGCTGCTACAGATGGTGTTGTTATGGCTTATAACTATTTTGGAAGAACGGGTAATGTTTCTGCACCATTTGATGGAGGTCGTACAACAACTCATGAAGTAGGTCACTTTTTTAACCTTCGTCATATTTGGGGAGATGCTAACTGCGGAAATGATTTTGTAAGTGATACACCAACTCATCAAACCTCTAATGGAGGATGTCCAATAGGACAAACATCTTGTGGATCTACAGATATGGTTCAAAACTATATGGATTACACAAATGACTCTTGTATGAACTTATTCACAACTGGCCAAAAAAATAGAATGCGTGCAGTATTGGCTGCAGGTGGTGCTAGACGTAGTTTAGCATTGTCAGATAAATGTGGAGCTGTAACACAGCCAACTTGTAATGATGGTATTCAAAACGGAAATGAAACAGGAGTAGACTGTGGAGGATCATGTACCCCATGTCAAACAGGTAATCAATATTGTAACTCACAAGGTAACAGTGTTGCAGATGAGTATATTTCTAGAGTACAAGTGGGAAGTATCAATAAATCTTCTGGTGCTCAATCATATTCAGATTTTACAAGCACTTCAACAGATTTAAATAAAGGCTCTAATTATACGTTAACCGTAACTCCAACCTGGACGGGTACAACGTATAGTGAGGGTTATGCTGCATGGATAGATTATAATGACGATGGGGATTTTACAGATTCTGGAGAACAAATTTTATCTATTGCTGCAACCCAAACAACACCAGTAAGCGGAACATTTACAGTACCTGCAGGAACCACAAATGGAGATAAGAGACTGCGAGTATCTATGAAATATAATGGTACGCCAACATCTTGTGAGACATTTGATTATGGAGAAGTTGAAGATTATACTGTAAATATAACTACAGGTGGAACAAATCCTCCAACGGGTTGTACAGGTGGTGTATCTTCATTTCCTTATAATGAAGGATTTGAGAGCGGATTTGGAGCTTGGACACAAGCAACTAATGATGATTTTAACTGGACGAGACGTTCTGGCGCAACACCATCAAGCAATACAGGTCCTACTAGTGCAACGGAAGGTTCTCAATACATATTTATGGAATCATCTTCACCAAACTACTCAACAAAGCGTGCTATTTTAGAGTCACCATGTTTTAATTTATCAGGACAAAGTCAAGCGACTTTTAATTTTAAATATCATATGTATGGTACTTCTGCAATGGGTAATTTAAAATTAGCGGTGAGTACAAATAATGGATCGTCTTGGACTACAATTTGGACAAGATCAGGCAATCAAGGTAATTCTTGGTTAAATGCCAATGTAGACTTATCGTCTTATGCTAATTCTAATATAAAACTTCGTTTTGATGGAACTACAGGTACAACCTGGCAAGGTGATATGGCAGTTGACGCTGTAAGTTTAACAAATGGAGCTGCAGATAAATGTGCAGGAGTTGCACCATATAATGGAAGTCAATCCTACTCTATTGGAGATAAAGTAACGTATCAAGGTTCTCTATATGAAAGAACATCATCAGGTTGGATTAATTTAGGACCTTGTGGTACCGCTAGAATAACAGATGAAGGTTTTGTTCAATATTTAGATGTTCAGATTTCTTTATACCCTAATCCAGTTAAAGGTCGAGAATTATTTATTGAATCTAATATTGAAAATCTAGAGTTTACTGTTGTAAATATGTTAGGTCAAGAAGTTGCTAAAGGTACATCATCAAACACTATTGATGTTGGCAATCTTAAACCTGGACTTTACCTTGTACAGTTTAACGTCAATGATAAATTTGAAACCCGTAAGTTTATCAAACAATAA